One Serinus canaria isolate serCan28SL12 chromosome Z, serCan2020, whole genome shotgun sequence DNA window includes the following coding sequences:
- the LOC103820679 gene encoding urea transporter 2 — translation MELGEIVVTEHPNERELYKKDMPRPQDLLWRSGNWIHHSFGYLTGEMNEYGEWMKSKPLMVQLVDWILRGTSQVMFVNNPLSGLIILVGLFIQSPWWMLTGCTGTTVSTLTALALSQDRSSIAAGLHGYNGILVGLLMAIYSDKGDYYWWLLPPVAVISMACPVLSSALGSIFSKWDLPVFTLPFNIAVTLYLAATGHYNPFFPTTLIKPVAAVPNITWSDINVPLLLQSIPVGIGQVYGCGNPWTGGIFLVALLISSPLICLHAAIGSAVGMFAALSIASPFDSIYLGLHNYNCALACIAIGGMFYALTWQTHLLSLACALFCAYSGAALANALSVLGLPVCTWPFCLSALLFLLITSQNPAIYKMPLCQVTHPEANRIYYLRMRRRASEIRREEQRRKEQKPSDGSAINSGGTPLCTPKSRHAH, via the exons CTGCTGTGGAGAAGTGGAAACTGGATCCACCATAGTTTTGGGTATCTCACAGGAGAAATGAATGAATATGGAGAGTGGATGAAAA GCAAGCCCTTAATGGTTCAGCTGGTGGACTGGATCTTGCGAGGGACCTCTCAGGTGATGTTTGTCAACAACCCCCTCAGCGGGCTGATCATTTTAGTGGGGCTTTTCATCCAGAGCCCCTGGTGGATGCTCACGGGCTGCACTGGAACCACTGTGTCCACGTTAACTGCGCTGGCCCTCAGCCAGGACAG GTCGTCCATCGCAGCTGGGCTGCACGGCTACAACGGGATCCTGGTGGGCCTGCTCATGGCCATCTACTCTGACAAGGGAGACTACTACTGGTGGCTTCTGCCCCCCGTGGCAGTGATTTCCATGGCCTG tCCAGTACTGTCCAGTGCTTTGGGATCCATCTTCAGCAAATGGGACCTTCCTGTTTTCACTCTGCCCTTCAACATTGCAGTGACCCTGTACCTGGCAGCCACAGGCCACTACAACCCCTTCTTCCCCACAACTCTCATCAAGCCCGTAGCTGCAGTGCCCAATATCACCTGGTCTGACATCAATGTGCCACTG ctcttaCAATCCATTCCAGTTGGGATTGGTCAAGTGTATGGTTGTGGAAACCCCTGGACTGGAGGGATTTTCCTTGTGGCTCTGCTCATCTCCTCCCCACTGATTTGTTTGCATGCTGCAATTGGATCAGCTGTGGGGATGTTTGCAG ctctgagcattGCATCCCCGTTTGACAGCATCTACCTTGGCTTACACAACTACAACTGTGCCCTGGCCTGCATTGCCATCGGGGGCATGTTCTATGCCCTGACCTGGCAGACACATTTGCTCTCACTTGCCTGTG CATTATTTTGTGCCTACTCTGGAGCAGCTCTTGCTAATGCACTCTCTGTG CTCGGGCTGCCAGTGTGCACCTGGCCCTTCTGCCTCTCGGCGCTCCTCTTCCTGCTGATCACCTCCCAAAACCCGGCCATCTACAAAATGCCCCTCTGCCAAGTCACCCACCCAGAAGCCAACCGGATCTACTACCTGAGAATGAGGAGAAGGGCCTCGGAGAtcaggagggaagagcagaggcGAAAGGAGCAGAAACCCTCTGACGGCTCAGCAATCAACAGTGGGGGCACCCCACTGTGCACCCCCAAGAGCCGCCACGCTCACTGA